From the genome of Rana temporaria chromosome 8, aRanTem1.1, whole genome shotgun sequence:
TATCCATATGTTTAGGGCCTGCCCCAAACTCTAAGACTATTGGTCCGCCATTTTTGAATTTGAAGTTATTCCAAATTTAGGGTACGCAATATTTACCAAAGGTTCTCCCAAAACCCAAATCCCGGAGATCCACATTCAACCCAGGGTTGAGGTCTACCTGAATCTCATCCCTATAAGTCATCTCCACTGATCTGTGCCTATGAATGAGCTTTCCCTGTCCACTTACTATCACCAGATCTAACACACTGACACTATGGATGATCTCAGACCCCCTCGTATAATGAGGGGTGAGGTTATCCATCTCCCCCACCCATTATTGACTGATCTTAGACCCCCTCTAAATGTGAGAGTTGGGGTTATCCACCTCCTCCCCCATTATTGGCTGATCTCTGGCCCCCTCGTATAATGAGGGGTGAGGTTATCAACCTTCTCCATCCATTATTGACTGATCTCAGAACGCCTCATATTGTCTGCAGATAGAAAATTAACCAAAAATACTTCagagacaaaaaacaaacaatgtcaTTTCTGATCAGGGAGGTAGGGCAAAATATAACCGGTTTGCTGGGGGGCAAGAAACACAAAGTTACCGACTTGACTGTTAACCTCTTATATCCCCATCCTAATATTGTCCAACCAATACCGTCCAGATAATTCTCCTCTATTCGTCTACAGATAAACCAGCATAGATCACATGACCAcatcaatgaggatggaggaggaccagagtcacatgactgagaatatactaaacctcaccctggagatcatctacctgctgaccggagaggtgaggaggattctgggaggtcccatgacatcactcttatctctattaataatacacagacctgaccggagaggtgaggaggattctgggagatcacatgacatcactcttatctctagtaataaaacacagacctgaccagagaggtgaggaggattctgggagatcacatgacatcactcttatctctattaataaaacacagacctgaccggagaggtggggaggattctgggattctaacatgatattccttttggttctccaatacagatatttcctcttgtgaagtcaggtgatcatatgaccatcacagtgcctccatgtgactccctaaaacctgagagacacaacatggagaagattctagaagtcaccaagaagatgatggagctgctggaaggagaggtgagcggtgccggtaattctgggacattatccatggaggagtgggagtatttagaaggacagaaggatctctacaaggacgtcatgatggagaatcagccgcccctcacatcaccgggtaagaggagactttattttaaaggagagagcagtacggaggctccacctagatcccccatcatctgataaacacatagaaacaatgtattcagtcagtgtgtgtgtttcctacagatggatccagtaatgggaaccccccggagagatgtccccgtcctctgtattcccgggattccacacaggaaggtcacaccatcccccaccatcatcaggtagatgaggaacaatcactgatagtatcattaggatctgtacattatctgcattgttaccattgatgtcatttttattctatattcagagtggaaacctgagagattctgAAGTTGATCTCAAAGaaaagataaaagaggaggatgatgaggatggggtgatggaggagtttctaaaaggacacaaagatctgtaccaggacaccatggtggagacctccagctacagaaacccactagagagctctccccctcctctgtattcccgggattccacacaggaaggtcacaccatcccccaccatcatcaggtaggtggagttgagggtcgggaacataaagtgattgaacactctgacatgtggagatgatgtgtggactctacaagatgatattttctatgtgatctcacatcataaatacttctatgttacagatgttattttctgctattctgttggtttagggtgaatATCTGATGAACATGAAAGTTGAGTGTGAAGtaaaagagacgtatgtgagggatattcagcaatatacggaggaggctggaatgacgaggacattcatagaggaggacactcctacagagatcagcacaggtgacccataatatattcttctcttatctctccTATGTTACTGCACACtaattggtccagagtagggcgggagcTGAGTGATATCAGCCAATGATAGGTTGATAATggtcccctctctgtactgatACCCgtcctggggttcagctggcagtatTAGGTTGTGTGTCACTCCTAGTTACAGTAGCACAGATATGATAACACAGCGCCTAGACCTATGGTCACTTGTTCTATGGTAAAGGGTCTACAAGTCAGGACTTGGACCCTCTTGTCTAtcagagatcacatgacccagTGCCTAGGCTTGTGGCTGTGTAAAGAGCACGCCCCTCCCAgtccccattggttcctgctctTCTGACAAGGCTGTGTAAATGTAGAAGTGATCTGGGAGGAGGACCAAAGGTTCTTTGATGGGGGGAAGAGTCCCAGCTGGTTGGAACCTCCACAGAGAACATCTCCTCACTCATATCTACCTGATCCAGATGGAATCTTGATGGAAGTGAACTAACCCTCTCAGATCCATTgatgatgtttttctatttttccaggacccgccatggagaaaccctcaaaggatcgtctcactttatctccagcttgtaaaatggaagatgaggacatcacaggagaTTGTGGAGGAGAAAAGACAATGAGCTCCACTATGGATGGAGGACTTCACAGTGTGGATAGACCATGGAATCCCTCCGACTCTGAGCAACCTCGTACTGTGAGGGGTGGTGCCAGGAACCAGGGGGAGGAGACATTTCCCTGTCCTGAATGTGGGGAAAGTTTTAGTTCTGAATTGGATCTTTCtgtacatcaaagatctcacacaagTAAGGAGAttcattcctgttctgagtgcgggaaatatttTTTTCGTAAATCAGAACTGGTCACACATTAcaaatctcacacaggtgagaagccgtattcttgtcctgagtgcgggaaatgtttttcacggaagtacTATCTtaaatcacatcagaggtctcacacaggtgagacgCCGCATTCCTGTTCTgcgtgtggaaaatgttttatgcaaaagTCAGGCCTTGTAAAACATCAAAgaactcacacgggtgagaaggcgtattcctgccctgagtgcgggaaatgtttttcacagagttCCCACCTTTATACACATCAGAagtctcacacgggtgagaaacTTCATTCCTGTTCTGAATGCGGCAAATGTTTCCCCCATAAATCACAACTAGTCAGACATCACAGAacccacacgggggaaaagccgtatccctgccttgagtgcgggaaatatttTTCACAGAGGTTCTATCTTAATATACATCAGAggattcacacgggtgagaagccgtattcctgtcctaagtGTGGAAAATGCTTTTTACAGAAATCAGACCTTGATAAACATCAAAAGTTTCATACGGGGGAGAAGGCATACtcctgtgctgagtgcgggaagtgttttttACAGAAATCATACCTTAATAAACATCGAAAATTTCACACAGGTGAGAGGGCGTATTCCTGctctgagtgtgggaagtgtttttcACAGAGTTCCCAACTTAAAacgcatcagagatctcacacaggtgagaagcttctttcctgttctgagtgcgggaaaagtttttttCATCAATCAGAGCTGGTCAGACATtacagatctcacacgggggagaagccgtattcatgccccgaatgcgggaaatgtttttcactcaAGTCCAATCTTAaaacacatcagaggtctcacgtAGATAAGAAGACGTAGGTAAGAAGACGCATTCCTGTTCTTAGTGTGGAAAATGCTTTAAACAAAATCCAGTCTTACTTTATATCAGATATGCCTTGCACGGGTGAAGCTATTTTCCTAACGGGTTCCATGGTGGCAGCATACGTTTCGGTAGCCCCCCCCTCGCTCCTACTCCATAGGACCCCATACATTTTCAGGCAGAGCCAGAGGCCCCATTCCTTATTTGTCCTTCTCACTTATAGAATAATTTCGTATGAAGTTTCCTACCTTTTGGAAAATGTGGTGGCCGGGGTCTGATGTGGATATTGGGAGCACCTCGTGGTGTGCAGAAGTTTCCGAGATGGCACCAGTAGTCAGAGTCCCCAGCTAGCAGGGGGTGAATGGCACACATGTGCAGAAGATTGACACCTGTAATAATGGAAGTTCTGCCAAGCAGTTGCACCAGGTCGGGTGACCTCTGAAGTGTGGCCAGCATGATGGTGTGCTCTGCTGTTCCTACCTCTGGGATCGTCTGGCTGCCTTATAGTTAGTATCTATCCATAAGGTTTCTGTTGGCTAAGTGCTATGTTGAAACAAGGAAGGAAGGGCGACCCCTAGAAGTCGCTCATCTATGGTGTCCTACTGCAATGaatggagtggcaacctcagcctggactccgacCAGACCATGCCCCAATGCGTTTTTACTCACCTGATGGTCATATCCTGTTCGTCATTCAGCCATGTTGGCTATTTAAACTGTCTGGATTAGATCTCCTGTGcattcgccttggtcaacatatctagagactctctgctgtgttcctgttgaagacttgcctggctgacgtCATGgggctgtcagggctgggcttggTCCTCCCTTCTCTGATCTCAGGCttctcagctgtcggttaattgccagcactcatcattccacagtgactcacctgatgATCCTATCCTGTTCGTCAGTCAGCCTTGTTGGCTATTTAATCTGCCTGGATCAGATCTCCTGTGCCTTCGCCATGGTCAACATATCtagagactctctgctgtgttcctgttaaagacttgcctggctgacgtgccttctggttcctgatccagtctgctgcctcagaatacgctgatctctggcttcctattttcctggcttgttctgactacccgatTTGGCTACTGAACcttggcaacctcagcctggactccgacCAGGCTATGCCCCCAACGCGTTTCACTCTGCCTCCccggagcttagtcatggggtgtcagggctgggctctgtCCTCCCTTCTCTGAGCTCAGACTGCTCAGCTGTCGATTAATTGCCAGCACTCACCATTCCACAGTGACTACACTGGTGATGATATCCTGTTTGTCAGTCAGTCTTGCTGAAGACTTAACTGGCTGACGTCATGgggctgtcagggctgggcttggTCCTCCCTTCTCTGATCTCAGGCTTCTCAGCTGTCGATTAATTGCCAGCACTCATCATTCTACAGTGACTGACCTTATGATCCTATCCTGTTAGTCAGTCAGCCTTGTTGGCTATTTAATCTGCATGGATCAGATCTCATGTGCCTTCGCCATGGTCAACATATCTAGAGACTCTCTgatgtgttcctgttgaagacttgcctggctgacgtcccttctggttcctgatccagtctgctgcctctgactatgctgatctctggcttcctgatttcctggcttgttctgactacccaaTTTGGCTACCAAACCCTGGctgttttgactatgtttaccagttgtaccatttttacaattttttggcatCTCATTCTTGTTTTTTGCGCTAGT
Proteins encoded in this window:
- the LOC120909626 gene encoding oocyte zinc finger protein XlCOF6.1-like, giving the protein MEKPSKDRLTLSPACKMEDEDITGDCGGEKTMSSTMDGGLHSVDRPWNPSDSEQPRTVRGGARNQGEETFPCPECGESFSSELDLSVHQRSHTSKEIHSCSECGKYFFRKSELVTHYKSHTGEKPYSCPECGKCFSRKYYLKSHQRSHTGETPHSCSACGKCFMQKSGLVKHQRTHTGEKAYSCPECGKCFSQSSHLYTHQKSHTGEKLHSCSECGKCFPHKSQLVRHHRTHTGEKPYPCLECGKYFSQRFYLNIHQRIHTGEKPYSCPKCGKCFLQKSDLDKHQKFHTGEKAYSCAECGKCFLQKSYLNKHRKFHTGERAYSCSECGKCFSQSSQLKTHQRSHTGEKLLSCSECGKSFFHQSELVRHYRSHTGEKPYSCPECGKCFSLKSNLKTHQRSHVDKKT